From a region of the Deinococcus aestuarii genome:
- a CDS encoding lipid II:glycine glycyltransferase FemX — translation MRLTLVETTDARVYDDAVRSLPLTSALQGWGYGEARRVLGQVPVRYLMQHSGRTVGAVQLLRKRLVPGLSTLYAPRGPALESLDLLPAFAEAVRRVARPTDALLKVEPPSPVPADDSVPVPETFGPLRRAESEQPEHTILADLTRSEDELFSSLHSMARRNVRAAQKLGVVAGRDDDFGAFWDIFTATNERAKLGAFPRAYYETMLREGRAHGGEAYLVLSRYEGKALAGGFFLAMGTGTYYLFGGSVRDDRTHPDGTPYKDAKAPDAFYWNAMLDAKRRGYTLFDFWGIPRRLDEDKHSFGVFKMKLKFSEHRVWYPAYDLNLNVAAPAIVKALRWRKTQNNLRKRGSAEDVL, via the coding sequence ATGCGCCTGACCCTGGTAGAAACCACCGATGCCCGCGTCTACGACGACGCGGTGCGCTCGCTTCCCCTGACCTCCGCCCTGCAAGGCTGGGGCTACGGGGAGGCGCGGCGGGTGCTCGGTCAGGTGCCCGTGCGGTACCTGATGCAGCACAGCGGGCGGACGGTCGGCGCCGTGCAACTCCTGCGCAAGCGGCTGGTGCCCGGGCTCAGCACCCTCTACGCCCCGCGCGGCCCGGCGCTGGAATCGCTCGACCTCCTGCCCGCCTTCGCCGAGGCGGTGCGGAGGGTGGCCCGGCCTACCGACGCGCTCCTGAAGGTCGAGCCCCCCTCGCCCGTCCCCGCCGACGACTCCGTGCCCGTCCCGGAAACGTTCGGGCCGCTGCGCCGCGCCGAGTCCGAGCAGCCCGAACACACCATCCTCGCCGACCTCACCCGCTCCGAGGACGAGTTGTTTTCCAGCCTGCACTCGATGGCCCGCCGCAACGTCCGCGCCGCCCAGAAGCTCGGCGTGGTCGCGGGCCGTGACGACGACTTCGGGGCCTTCTGGGACATCTTCACGGCGACGAACGAGCGGGCCAAGCTCGGCGCCTTCCCCCGCGCCTACTACGAGACCATGCTGCGTGAGGGGCGCGCGCACGGCGGCGAGGCCTACCTCGTCCTGTCCCGCTACGAGGGAAAGGCGCTTGCCGGGGGCTTTTTCCTGGCGATGGGGACGGGCACGTATTATCTCTTCGGCGGCAGTGTGCGCGACGACCGCACGCACCCGGACGGCACGCCCTACAAGGATGCCAAGGCGCCCGACGCCTTCTACTGGAACGCGATGCTGGACGCCAAGCGGCGGGGCTACACCCTCTTCGACTTCTGGGGCATTCCCCGCAGGCTGGACGAGGACAAGCATTCCTTCGGCGTCTTCAAGATGAAGCTCAAGTTCTCCGAGCACCGCGTCTGGTATCCCGCCTACGACCTGAACCTCAACGTCGCCGCCCCCGCCATCGTGAAGGCGCTGCGCTGGCGCAAGACGCAGAACAATCTCAGGAAGCGGGGGAGTGCGGAGGACGTGTTGTAG
- a CDS encoding ABC transporter substrate-binding protein, producing the protein MKRMALTVTFTLLAAAQAQRVATPVPIGVAVAQTSNTALLGQEQVIGARFAEKFLNARGGIGGTPIKLVFQDAAGDENSAINAFQNLITKENVVGIVGPTLSQQAFAADPIAERAKVPVLGPSNTAKGIPQIGQFIARVSAPVAVVAPNAIKQALRLDPKIKKVAVLYAQNDAFSTSETGTFQDTAKAQGLNVATVQKFQTTDTDFTTQVTAVLNAGVDLVIVSGLAADGGNLVKQLRQLGYKGSIIGGNGLNTSNIFPVCQQYCDGIIIAQAYSPAQPSAANQVFVKEYRAQYKKDPPQFAAQAYAGVQVMVEALKAIDRKKKLGTWNLNDLRAELNKQILAGKYNTPLGELRFDKDGEIIQKDFYVAQIKMKDAKTGSFVFLK; encoded by the coding sequence ATGAAACGAATGGCCTTGACTGTCACCTTCACCCTGCTGGCCGCCGCCCAGGCCCAGAGGGTCGCCACGCCCGTGCCCATCGGCGTCGCCGTCGCCCAGACGAGCAACACGGCGCTCCTCGGGCAGGAGCAGGTGATCGGGGCGCGCTTCGCCGAGAAGTTCCTCAACGCGCGGGGCGGCATAGGCGGCACGCCGATCAAGCTCGTCTTTCAGGACGCGGCGGGCGACGAGAACAGCGCGATCAACGCCTTCCAGAACCTGATCACCAAGGAAAACGTCGTCGGGATCGTGGGGCCCACCCTGTCGCAGCAGGCCTTCGCCGCCGACCCCATCGCCGAGCGGGCCAAAGTCCCCGTGCTCGGCCCGAGCAACACCGCCAAGGGCATCCCGCAGATCGGGCAGTTCATCGCGCGGGTGTCGGCCCCCGTCGCGGTGGTCGCGCCGAACGCGATCAAGCAGGCCCTCAGGCTCGACCCCAAGATCAAGAAGGTCGCCGTCCTGTACGCGCAAAACGACGCCTTCTCGACTTCCGAGACGGGCACCTTCCAGGACACCGCCAAGGCGCAGGGCCTGAACGTCGCCACCGTGCAGAAGTTCCAGACGACCGACACCGACTTCACCACCCAGGTGACGGCGGTCCTGAACGCGGGCGTGGACCTCGTGATCGTCTCGGGTCTCGCGGCGGACGGCGGCAACCTCGTCAAGCAGCTCCGGCAACTGGGCTACAAGGGATCGATCATCGGCGGCAACGGCCTGAACACCTCCAACATCTTCCCGGTCTGCCAGCAGTACTGCGACGGCATCATCATCGCGCAGGCGTACAGCCCGGCCCAGCCCAGCGCGGCCAACCAGGTCTTCGTGAAGGAATACCGCGCCCAGTACAAGAAGGACCCGCCCCAGTTCGCCGCCCAGGCGTACGCGGGCGTGCAGGTCATGGTCGAGGCCCTCAAGGCCATCGACCGCAAGAAGAAGCTGGGCACCTGGAACCTGAACGACCTGCGCGCGGAGCTGAACAAGCAGATTCTCGCCGGGAAGTACAACACGCCCCTGGGAGAGCTGCGTTTCGACAAGGACGGCGAGATCATCCAAAAGGACTTCTACGTCGCCCAGATCAAGATGAAGGACGCGAAGACGGGCTCGTTCGTGTTCCTGAAGTAA
- a CDS encoding acyl-CoA dehydrogenase family protein, whose product MIDFTLTDEQKQLQQLARDFARREIIPVAAEYDQKEELPWPVVEKAFEVGLLNASIPEHAGGLGLGMVDECLIGEELAYGCMGIYTVMMASELGITPILVGGTEEQQRRFLGPLTEKPSLAAFALSEPNNGSDAAGMHTTAVLDGDEWVINGTKMWISNGGVAEITVVFATTDRQGGHKATVALVVPKDAPGFSWNKIKHKMGQRASLTSELVFENVRVPRENQLGGLGDGFKIAMKTLDKTRVPVAAGSVGIARRALDESVKYAKERQAFGKPISDFQAIQFKLAEMAMGVETGRLMYQKAAWLVDQGLPHGYESAIAKAYCSDMAFDAANESIQVHGGYGYVGEYPVEKLLRDVKLNQIYEGTNEIQRVVISRNLLK is encoded by the coding sequence ATGATCGACTTCACCCTGACCGACGAGCAGAAGCAGCTTCAGCAACTCGCCCGCGACTTCGCCCGCCGCGAGATCATCCCCGTCGCCGCCGAGTACGACCAGAAGGAAGAGCTGCCCTGGCCGGTGGTCGAAAAGGCCTTCGAGGTCGGGCTCCTGAACGCCTCCATCCCCGAGCACGCGGGCGGTCTGGGGCTGGGCATGGTGGACGAGTGCCTGATCGGCGAGGAACTCGCCTACGGCTGCATGGGCATCTATACGGTGATGATGGCCTCCGAACTCGGCATCACGCCCATCCTCGTCGGCGGCACCGAGGAGCAGCAGCGGCGCTTCCTGGGCCCCCTGACCGAGAAACCTTCCTTGGCCGCCTTCGCCCTCTCCGAGCCCAACAACGGCTCGGACGCCGCCGGGATGCATACCACCGCCGTCCTCGACGGGGACGAGTGGGTCATCAACGGCACGAAGATGTGGATCAGCAACGGCGGGGTGGCCGAGATCACCGTCGTCTTCGCCACCACCGACCGCCAGGGGGGGCATAAGGCCACCGTCGCGCTCGTGGTGCCCAAGGACGCGCCCGGCTTCTCGTGGAACAAGATCAAGCACAAGATGGGCCAGCGGGCCTCGCTGACCTCCGAACTCGTCTTCGAGAACGTGCGGGTGCCGAGGGAAAACCAGCTCGGCGGCCTGGGCGACGGCTTCAAGATCGCCATGAAGACGCTTGACAAGACCCGTGTCCCGGTCGCGGCGGGGTCGGTCGGCATCGCCCGGCGGGCCCTCGACGAGAGCGTGAAGTACGCCAAGGAGCGTCAGGCGTTCGGCAAGCCCATCTCCGACTTCCAGGCGATCCAGTTCAAGCTCGCCGAGATGGCGATGGGCGTCGAGACGGGGCGGCTGATGTACCAGAAGGCCGCGTGGCTGGTGGATCAGGGCCTCCCGCACGGCTACGAGTCCGCCATCGCCAAGGCGTACTGCTCGGACATGGCCTTCGACGCGGCGAACGAGTCGATTCAGGTCCACGGCGGGTACGGCTACGTCGGCGAGTACCCGGTCGAGAAGCTGCTGCGCGACGTGAAGCTCAACCAGATCTACGAGGGCACGAACGAGATTCAGCGCGTGGTGATCAGCCGCAACCTCCTCAAGTAA
- a CDS encoding MFS transporter has translation MSEPTSPRPRTQGLFYGWVVVGVTVLALLISAGARSAPGVFLLPMEESLGLSRSTLSLSVSLGLLVFGLAAPLSGRLMDRFGPRRVATVGLGLVALSFGLTTLSRSALGLHLTWGLLSGLGTGLVGSVLGATVATRWFVRQRGLVTGIFGAATSAGQLLFIPLLTGWAQSVGWTGGTWIIAAVALGLTPLVWWLLRDSPAQVGLRPDGDPVTAGAPTQAAPQPDPRVMGRAVRHRDFWLLAATFFVCGATSNGIIGTHFIAYCGDMGLTPGFAAGMLAVMGAFNFVGTLASGYFTDRVDPRFLLGLYYAFRGVSLALLPFVPPGYSLTLFAVLFGLDYIATVPPTIALTADTFGRANVGTVYGWIFCSHQVGAALASWLGGVSRDALGSYSAAMIAAAVLAGAAAVLALGVTAPGRRVQATR, from the coding sequence ATGAGCGAGCCGACTTCCCCCCGTCCACGCACGCAGGGGCTCTTTTACGGCTGGGTCGTGGTGGGGGTGACGGTCCTCGCGCTGCTGATCTCGGCGGGGGCCCGCTCCGCGCCCGGCGTGTTCCTGCTGCCGATGGAGGAGTCGCTGGGCCTGAGCCGCTCCACGCTGTCGCTCTCGGTCAGCCTGGGGCTCCTGGTGTTCGGGCTCGCCGCTCCTCTCTCGGGCCGCCTGATGGACCGCTTCGGGCCGCGCCGGGTCGCCACCGTGGGCCTCGGGCTGGTCGCGCTGAGCTTCGGCCTGACGACCCTCTCGCGCTCGGCCCTGGGGCTGCACCTGACCTGGGGGCTTCTGAGCGGTCTGGGGACGGGGCTGGTCGGCAGTGTGCTCGGCGCCACCGTGGCGACCCGCTGGTTCGTGAGGCAGCGCGGGCTGGTGACGGGCATCTTCGGCGCGGCGACGAGCGCGGGGCAACTGCTGTTCATCCCCCTGCTCACGGGCTGGGCGCAGTCGGTGGGCTGGACGGGGGGCACCTGGATCATCGCGGCGGTGGCGCTCGGCCTCACCCCCCTGGTGTGGTGGTTGCTGCGCGACAGCCCGGCCCAGGTGGGGCTGAGGCCGGACGGCGACCCGGTGACGGCGGGCGCCCCGACCCAGGCCGCTCCCCAGCCCGACCCCCGGGTGATGGGACGGGCCGTGCGGCACCGCGACTTCTGGCTGCTGGCGGCCACCTTCTTCGTCTGCGGGGCGACGAGCAACGGGATCATCGGCACGCACTTCATCGCGTACTGCGGGGACATGGGGCTCACGCCGGGCTTCGCCGCCGGGATGCTGGCGGTGATGGGAGCCTTCAACTTCGTGGGCACGCTCGCCAGCGGGTACTTCACCGACCGGGTGGACCCGCGCTTCTTGCTGGGGCTGTACTACGCCTTCCGGGGGGTCAGCCTCGCGCTGCTGCCCTTCGTGCCGCCGGGCTACAGCCTGACCCTCTTCGCGGTGCTCTTCGGTCTGGATTACATCGCCACCGTGCCGCCCACCATCGCCCTGACCGCCGACACCTTCGGGCGGGCGAACGTGGGCACCGTCTACGGCTGGATTTTCTGCTCGCATCAGGTCGGCGCGGCGCTGGCCTCGTGGCTGGGCGGGGTCAGCCGGGACGCCCTGGGCAGCTACAGCGCGGCGATGATCGCGGCGGCGGTTCTGGCGGGCGCGGCGGCGGTGCTGGCGCTGGGGGTGACGGCGCCGGGGCGGCGGGTCCAGGCGACCCGGTAA
- a CDS encoding peptidylprolyl isomerase, whose translation MKQSILTLALLLGGAALAQTPTPAPAQTTPAPARTTPAQTTPTQTAPAQTTPAQTTPARTTAAPAANAQAVVAVVGGERFTLADYERAFRVAVARVLNSQGVPFTPDILPEFAEARGEFLKQYARDRAVYQLARQGTKVTPAQIDEQIAAARAGFDSDAEFAEALVATGYDNEAELRADLERQAVVSAYLDGIKTRLKFGDALVTSFYNLNKPTFTRPAQACVSHILVKTQAEAQTILKDVQGGGDFAKIAREKSQDPGSAAEGGDLGCVAPGDTVEAFDKAAFSGPLNQPQVAQTEYGWHVLLVTKRNGAGLAPLAEVAPTIREQLARDAAQKYLDAQIARLSIQTTPSVVAAPAPASAK comes from the coding sequence ATGAAACAAAGCATCCTGACGCTCGCCCTGCTGCTCGGCGGTGCGGCCCTGGCCCAGACCCCCACCCCGGCGCCCGCGCAGACGACCCCGGCTCCCGCACGGACGACGCCAGCCCAAACCACGCCGACCCAGACAGCGCCAGCCCAGACCACGCCTGCCCAGACCACCCCGGCCCGGACCACCGCCGCCCCCGCCGCCAACGCGCAGGCGGTCGTCGCGGTGGTGGGGGGCGAGCGATTCACGCTGGCGGATTACGAGCGGGCCTTCCGGGTGGCGGTGGCGCGGGTACTGAACTCGCAGGGGGTGCCCTTCACGCCCGACATCCTGCCCGAGTTCGCCGAGGCACGGGGGGAATTCCTGAAGCAGTACGCCCGCGACCGCGCGGTGTACCAGCTCGCCCGCCAGGGCACCAAGGTCACCCCCGCCCAGATCGACGAGCAGATCGCCGCCGCCCGCGCCGGGTTTGACTCCGACGCCGAGTTCGCCGAGGCCCTGGTGGCGACGGGCTACGACAACGAGGCCGAACTGCGCGCCGACCTGGAGCGGCAGGCGGTCGTCTCCGCGTACCTCGACGGCATCAAAACCCGCCTCAAGTTCGGCGACGCCCTCGTCACCAGCTTCTACAACCTGAACAAGCCGACTTTCACGCGCCCGGCCCAGGCGTGCGTGAGCCACATCCTGGTCAAGACCCAGGCCGAGGCCCAGACCATCCTGAAGGACGTGCAGGGCGGCGGCGACTTCGCCAAGATCGCGCGGGAAAAGAGCCAGGACCCCGGCAGCGCGGCCGAAGGCGGCGACCTCGGCTGCGTCGCGCCCGGCGACACGGTGGAGGCCTTTGACAAGGCGGCTTTCAGCGGCCCCCTGAACCAGCCCCAGGTCGCGCAGACCGAGTACGGCTGGCACGTCCTGCTCGTGACCAAGCGGAATGGGGCGGGGCTGGCGCCGCTGGCCGAGGTCGCGCCCACCATCCGCGAGCAGCTCGCCCGCGACGCCGCCCAGAAGTACCTCGACGCCCAGATCGCCCGCCTGAGCATCCAGACCACGCCGTCCGTAGTCGCCGCGCCCGCGCCCGCATCAGCCAAATAA
- a CDS encoding branched-chain amino acid ABC transporter permease translates to MEASQLLQNLLNGLAIGSVYAIFALGYTLVFSILGIINFAHGAVFTLGAYFTYTLVVGQFENNGLLKGVNLFPQGSPLSGNPWAFALATLVGAVIAGFVAVLIERLAFRPMRARGADPLLALVSSLGVALVIVNLIQLLVGAEIYNFPSDAYGEVRPALSFQIGDRVVIVRTVQIIIFAVSLAMLAVLGYVIGRTKVGKALRAVAESPGTASLLGISVDRFILITFFLSGFLGGLAGTLVGTAFGVAGPYFGVTYGLKGLAVIVLGGLGSIPGAVVGGLVIGLAEAFVPADYSAYKDAVAFALLFVILLVRPQGLLGRTQIQKV, encoded by the coding sequence ATGGAAGCAAGCCAACTCCTCCAGAACCTCCTCAACGGCCTCGCCATCGGCAGCGTGTACGCGATCTTCGCGCTGGGGTACACGCTCGTCTTCTCGATCCTGGGCATCATCAACTTCGCGCACGGGGCGGTGTTCACGCTGGGCGCGTACTTCACCTACACGCTGGTCGTCGGGCAGTTCGAGAACAACGGCTTGCTCAAGGGCGTGAACCTCTTCCCGCAGGGCTCGCCGCTCTCGGGGAACCCGTGGGCTTTCGCGCTCGCCACCCTGGTCGGGGCGGTGATCGCGGGGTTCGTCGCCGTGCTCATCGAGCGGCTGGCGTTCCGGCCCATGCGGGCGAGGGGTGCCGACCCGCTGCTCGCGCTGGTGAGCAGCCTGGGGGTGGCGCTCGTCATCGTGAACCTGATCCAGCTCCTCGTGGGGGCCGAAATCTACAACTTCCCGTCGGACGCCTACGGGGAGGTGCGGCCCGCGCTCAGTTTCCAGATTGGGGACCGTGTGGTCATCGTCCGCACGGTGCAGATCATCATCTTCGCTGTCAGTCTGGCGATGCTGGCGGTGCTGGGCTACGTGATCGGGCGGACGAAGGTGGGCAAGGCGTTGCGGGCGGTGGCGGAGAGTCCCGGCACGGCGAGCCTGCTCGGCATCAGCGTGGACCGCTTCATCCTGATCACGTTCTTCCTGTCGGGCTTCCTCGGGGGGCTGGCGGGGACCCTCGTCGGCACGGCGTTCGGGGTGGCCGGGCCGTACTTCGGGGTGACGTACGGGCTCAAGGGTCTGGCCGTCATCGTGCTCGGCGGGCTGGGGAGCATCCCGGGCGCGGTCGTCGGCGGCCTCGTGATCGGGCTGGCGGAGGCGTTCGTGCCCGCCGACTACAGCGCGTACAAGGACGCGGTGGCCTTCGCGCTCCTCTTCGTCATTCTCCTCGTGCGACCGCAGGGTCTCTTGGGCCGCACGCAGATTCAGAAGGTCTGA
- a CDS encoding GNAT family N-acetyltransferase, whose amino-acid sequence MSAPALTLRPVRPADRDTLAHVAYETAYFGESAARFFPSRPLFAALWVAPYLTPDGGGLGFVAERGGEVVGYILGSVDPRRYSRALAAQGPGLLGRLVTGRLPGAVPSLRYLLRSAVYGVPHPPADLYPAHLHLNLLASARGLGAGGALLDAYLCELRARGVPGVQLSTTRRNAAAVHLYERRGFRVWAARRTALWTPWTGQAEEGVTLALDLTRGRA is encoded by the coding sequence ATGTCCGCCCCCGCCCTCACCCTGCGCCCCGTGAGGCCCGCCGACCGGGACACGCTCGCCCACGTCGCCTACGAGACGGCCTACTTCGGGGAGAGTGCGGCGCGCTTTTTCCCCTCGCGCCCCCTGTTCGCCGCCCTGTGGGTCGCGCCGTACCTCACGCCGGACGGGGGCGGCCTCGGCTTTGTGGCCGAGCGGGGGGGGGAGGTCGTGGGGTACATCCTGGGGAGCGTGGACCCGCGCCGTTACTCACGCGCCCTCGCCGCGCAGGGGCCGGGGCTGCTCGGGCGGCTGGTGACGGGGCGGTTGCCGGGGGCCGTGCCTTCGCTGCGCTACCTGCTGCGTTCGGCCGTCTACGGGGTGCCGCATCCGCCCGCCGACCTCTATCCCGCCCACCTGCACCTGAACCTGCTCGCGTCGGCGCGGGGGCTGGGGGCGGGCGGGGCGCTGCTGGACGCCTACCTCTGCGAGTTGAGGGCGCGGGGGGTGCCCGGCGTGCAGCTCTCCACGACCCGCCGCAACGCCGCCGCCGTGCACCTCTACGAGCGACGCGGCTTCCGGGTCTGGGCGGCCCGGCGCACCGCCCTGTGGACCCCCTGGACGGGGCAGGCGGAGGAGGGGGTCACGCTGGCCCTCGACCTCACGCGGGGGCGGGCGTGA
- a CDS encoding branched-chain amino acid ABC transporter permease encodes MGDFLAQYGFLIVTMVQAGLLGLSLYFPLQAGQLSLASPGFYAVGGYVAAILLTNPAFAGLRESLGNGMFPLTWLAAALICGLLGLVVGIPALRLRGIYLALATIAFVEILRVVSLNLGVTGGAIGIFGIPQAFGFQDRWQYIFLFGPLLILILLFAWQLERSRVGRAFRAIREDELAADAMGVPPTRYKVLAFVIGAVLAGIVGAMSAPFLNTWNAKQGTFDASIAILAFVLIGGSRNIWGPVVGGALLTAVPELLRFLADWRLVINGLVLVVASLYLPQGIVGALQGVRRPPPPRRPPSVPVVVEAKGGTP; translated from the coding sequence ATGGGAGATTTTCTCGCCCAGTACGGCTTCCTGATCGTCACGATGGTGCAGGCGGGCCTGCTGGGCCTGAGCCTGTATTTCCCGCTCCAGGCCGGGCAGCTCAGCCTCGCCAGCCCCGGCTTCTACGCGGTGGGGGGGTACGTCGCCGCCATCTTGCTCACCAATCCGGCCTTTGCGGGACTGCGTGAGTCGCTGGGCAACGGGATGTTCCCGCTCACCTGGCTCGCGGCGGCGCTGATCTGCGGGCTGCTCGGCCTTGTCGTGGGCATCCCCGCCCTGCGGCTGCGCGGTATCTACCTCGCCCTGGCGACCATCGCCTTCGTCGAAATCCTGCGCGTGGTGAGCCTGAACCTGGGCGTCACGGGCGGGGCCATCGGCATCTTCGGCATCCCGCAGGCGTTCGGCTTTCAGGACCGCTGGCAGTACATCTTCCTCTTCGGGCCGCTGCTGATCCTCATCCTGCTCTTCGCGTGGCAGCTCGAACGCTCGCGGGTGGGCCGGGCCTTCCGCGCCATCCGCGAGGACGAACTCGCCGCCGACGCGATGGGCGTGCCGCCGACGCGCTACAAGGTCCTCGCCTTCGTGATCGGCGCGGTGCTGGCCGGGATCGTCGGGGCGATGAGTGCCCCCTTCCTGAACACCTGGAACGCCAAGCAGGGTACCTTCGACGCCTCCATCGCCATCCTCGCCTTCGTGCTGATCGGCGGGTCGCGCAACATCTGGGGCCCGGTGGTGGGCGGTGCCCTCCTCACCGCCGTGCCCGAGCTGCTGCGCTTCCTGGCCGACTGGCGGCTGGTCATCAACGGGCTGGTTCTGGTCGTGGCGAGCCTGTACCTGCCGCAGGGCATCGTGGGGGCTCTGCAAGGCGTACGGCGCCCACCGCCTCCCCGCCGCCCGCCTTCCGTCCCCGTCGTGGTGGAGGCGAAGGGAGGCACGCCTTGA
- a CDS encoding DedA family protein: MNPEVPGWLTALDPAWLNAATLGLMFVEGAGVPFIPGILPMLAQAALISAGRTSYPEAVLWGALGNFLGSLAGYTLGGWILARLPARWRSRVETPRVRHLTAHAGPLLIVISRSIGSLRTPVTWTARALGVPAAPFTLWALVGAVLHVGIWQYLLWKSGEAALAYFRRAEADLTPILLLAALGVALWWGARHLRNRGERQTGGPPA, encoded by the coding sequence GTGAACCCCGAGGTCCCCGGCTGGCTCACCGCGCTCGACCCGGCGTGGCTGAACGCGGCGACCCTGGGCCTGATGTTCGTGGAGGGGGCGGGGGTGCCCTTCATTCCGGGCATCCTGCCCATGCTCGCGCAGGCGGCCCTGATCAGCGCGGGGCGGACGAGCTACCCGGAGGCGGTGCTGTGGGGGGCGCTGGGCAACTTCCTGGGGAGCCTCGCCGGGTACACGCTGGGGGGCTGGATTCTGGCGCGGCTCCCCGCACGCTGGCGCAGCCGGGTCGAGACTCCCCGGGTCCGGCACCTGACCGCCCACGCCGGGCCGCTCCTGATCGTGATCAGCCGCAGCATCGGGTCGCTGCGAACGCCCGTCACCTGGACCGCCCGCGCGCTCGGGGTGCCCGCCGCCCCCTTCACCCTCTGGGCGCTCGTCGGCGCCGTGCTGCACGTCGGCATCTGGCAATACCTCCTGTGGAAATCCGGGGAGGCCGCGCTGGCGTACTTCCGGCGGGCAGAGGCGGACCTGACGCCCATCCTGCTTCTCGCCGCGCTCGGGGTGGCGCTGTGGTGGGGGGCGCGGCACCTCAGGAACCGGGGGGAGAGGCAGACCGGAGGCCCGCCGGCTTAG
- a CDS encoding TspO/MBR family protein, producing the protein MTGLARQLTLLAATVLTLVMNDLSNALPLFGNSNGEISDRLPNAFTPAGLTFSIWGVIFLGLIVFAVYQALPAGRGPRLDRLAWPFLLANLLNVGWLLAFQSLNFGLSVLVMLALLGSLIWLYLEVRDLGPLGAEPLTLALPTSLYLAWVSVATIANVTAFLVSRGVTAGLAGLSGPAWSALLVVIAALLGVFFLARFRDYAFGAVLLWSFYGVYAARPEVTPVVLAVALAAALVLLGIVLAARRPRPAL; encoded by the coding sequence ATGACAGGTCTTGCCAGACAACTCACCCTGCTCGCGGCGACCGTCCTCACGCTGGTGATGAACGACCTCAGCAATGCCCTGCCCCTCTTCGGCAACAGCAACGGGGAGATCAGCGACCGATTGCCGAACGCCTTCACGCCCGCCGGGCTGACCTTCTCAATCTGGGGGGTGATCTTCTTGGGGCTGATCGTCTTCGCCGTCTATCAGGCCCTCCCGGCGGGGCGGGGCCCGCGTCTCGACCGCCTCGCCTGGCCTTTTTTGCTGGCGAATCTGCTCAACGTGGGGTGGCTCCTCGCGTTCCAGAGCCTGAATTTCGGGCTCAGCGTGCTCGTCATGCTCGCCCTGCTCGGCAGCCTGATCTGGCTGTACCTGGAGGTCCGTGACCTCGGGCCACTCGGCGCCGAGCCCCTCACGCTCGCCCTGCCCACCAGCCTCTACCTCGCCTGGGTCAGCGTGGCGACCATCGCCAACGTCACGGCTTTTCTCGTCAGCCGGGGCGTGACGGCGGGACTCGCGGGGCTGAGCGGCCCGGCGTGGTCGGCGCTTCTCGTGGTCATCGCCGCGCTGCTGGGCGTGTTCTTCCTCGCGCGGTTCCGTGACTACGCCTTCGGCGCGGTGCTGCTGTGGTCCTTTTACGGCGTGTACGCCGCACGGCCCGAGGTGACCCCGGTCGTCCTCGCCGTGGCGCTCGCCGCCGCCCTCGTGCTGCTCGGGATCGTGCTCGCGGCCCGGCGGCCCCGGCCCGCGCTGTAG
- a CDS encoding GrpB family protein, translating to MTLGLKRGIVELRPSSENYPTFFEEERARVQQALGFLVLDIQHVGSTSVPGLAGKPILDLAVAVQNAAQMDACVRSLQQLGYTSFGDREGWGEYFFAKGTDDARTHYVHLLPLNHRKWSEYLIFRDVLRQRPDLRDEYQQMKTVLTQQHSGSRTEYTARKGLFVQRVLADFGSLLPRSK from the coding sequence ATGACACTCGGACTCAAGCGGGGGATCGTCGAGCTGCGCCCTTCGTCGGAGAACTATCCCACCTTTTTTGAAGAAGAACGCGCCAGGGTGCAGCAAGCTCTCGGTTTCCTTGTCCTCGATATTCAACATGTGGGAAGCACGAGTGTTCCGGGTCTTGCAGGCAAACCTATCCTTGACCTCGCTGTGGCTGTGCAAAATGCAGCCCAAATGGATGCTTGCGTCCGTTCCCTACAACAACTCGGATATACGTCCTTCGGTGATAGGGAAGGCTGGGGAGAGTATTTCTTCGCTAAGGGTACGGACGACGCACGCACACATTACGTGCATCTCCTGCCTCTCAACCACCGGAAATGGAGTGAATACCTGATTTTTCGTGATGTGTTACGACAGCGCCCTGACCTACGCGACGAGTACCAGCAAATGAAAACGGTGCTTACTCAGCAGCACTCGGGAAGCCGTACAGAGTACACAGCCCGAAAAGGGTTATTTGTGCAGCGCGTTCTTGCCGATTTTGGTTCCCTCCTGCCTCGCTCAAAGTGA